In Nitrospirota bacterium, the following proteins share a genomic window:
- a CDS encoding 2-oxoacid:acceptor oxidoreductase family protein gives MADMVEIRWHGRGGQGTVTAAKVLADACLSSGRHVQAFPEYGPERAGAPLRAYNRISSKELRMHCPVLNPQIVSIVDATLLDSINVAEGATKDAIFLVNTSKNPEEIRAKLKAKPEQKIFTVDATKIAIDCIGRALPNAPMLGAICKATNIVTLDNLLEDVRKSFGKKFSQKIIDGNLEAAKRGYGEVKEG, from the coding sequence ATGGCTGATATGGTTGAAATCAGGTGGCACGGAAGAGGTGGACAGGGAACTGTCACTGCCGCAAAGGTGCTTGCTGACGCATGCCTCAGCAGCGGAAGGCATGTGCAGGCATTCCCTGAATACGGGCCTGAAAGGGCCGGCGCGCCTCTGAGGGCGTATAACAGAATTAGTTCTAAAGAACTCAGGATGCACTGCCCTGTTTTGAATCCTCAGATTGTAAGTATTGTTGACGCTACCTTGCTTGACAGCATCAATGTTGCTGAAGGCGCTACAAAAGATGCAATTTTTCTCGTTAACACGTCGAAGAATCCGGAAGAAATAAGGGCGAAGCTCAAAGCAAAACCGGAACAAAAGATTTTTACTGTTGATGCTACAAAGATAGCAATAGACTGCATCGGAAGGGCGCTGCCGAATGCCCCCATGCTCGGAGCCATATGCAAGGCAACCAATATTGTTACTCTGGATAATCTCCTTGAAGATGTAAGGAAGAGCTTCGGCAAGAAATTCTCACAGAAGATAATAGACGGAAATCTTGAAGCTGCAAAGCGCGGATACGGGGAGGTTAAAGAAGGATGA
- a CDS encoding 4Fe-4S binding protein — MKLKGWKNVNPGAVCTEAGSALQFKTGSWRAYRPKWIEENCIQCLFCWAYCPDMAVFVKDGKMTGFNYDYCKGCGICALECPGKKGNKAIVMEEEGK; from the coding sequence ATGAAGCTCAAAGGATGGAAGAATGTGAATCCCGGCGCTGTTTGTACAGAGGCAGGAAGCGCTTTACAGTTTAAGACAGGCTCATGGAGGGCCTACAGGCCGAAATGGATAGAGGAAAACTGCATTCAGTGCCTTTTCTGCTGGGCGTACTGCCCTGATATGGCAGTATTTGTAAAGGACGGGAAGATGACAGGGTTTAATTATGACTATTGCAAGGGCTGTGGAATATGCGCTCTTGAGTGTCCCGGGAAAAAAGGGAACAAGGCAATCGTCATGGAAGAGGAGGGGAAATGA